In Myxococcales bacterium, a single window of DNA contains:
- the sctV gene encoding type III secretion system export apparatus subunit SctV — MQPSGGGGISSLFQFGDLNQLIAKYSDVVLAILVVLVIGMIIIPLPTWLIDILLTMQITLAVVILLVSLYITDALRIASFPTILLIATLFRLSLNISTTRLILATADAGEVVRAFGTFVVQGNYIVGGILFIIVTLVNFIVIAKGAERVSEVGARFTLDAMPGKQMSIDADLRAGIINMEQAIERRKVLHRESQMYGAMDGAMKFVKGDAIAGIIITLINIIGGLILGSTVRGMPIFESAKVYSLLTIGDGLVQQIPGLIISVSAGIVVTRVASESEGSNLGRDIVTQVTAYPKALIIASVILGIMAIVPGLPKVPFIILAIVVGAIALFLIKSKAKIVQEIADTPKQEAVKKAVRKHGDVLPFIMPSPISLEVGSSIIPFVDDSQDGGRFINELIPLLRHGLYYELGVNFPGIQVRGQTVDMEPDAYVININEVPVAQGSIMQGHILVGEPLEQLQLFNITGTETIHPIDGSVVTWIKQEYRDVATQAGFRMWDTAEYLILHLSYILRKYAHEFLGVQEVQVMLTELEKSHPALIKELIPKVVTLLQLSEIFQRLVQEDVAIRDLKSIFMTLAQWGEIERDTLILTEHVRAGLKRYITHKFAGNSNTLPVYLLDPDIEDLVKNAIRRTDKGNYLALEPEITQEIVEAVGKEIASHPFPPGARPPVILTTAEIRRYFRKIVELEFPQLSVLSYQELSENLRIQPIARVALPEGIFERIQAAV; from the coding sequence ATGCAGCCGTCAGGCGGCGGTGGTATTTCTTCATTGTTTCAGTTCGGGGATCTCAATCAACTGATTGCAAAATACAGCGATGTCGTATTGGCCATCCTCGTGGTGTTGGTCATCGGGATGATCATCATTCCGCTGCCGACATGGCTGATAGATATTCTGCTCACCATGCAGATAACGCTAGCTGTTGTGATACTGCTGGTTTCCCTATATATCACCGATGCCCTGCGCATAGCATCTTTCCCCACCATACTGCTGATAGCTACCCTTTTCAGGTTGTCGCTGAATATATCGACAACGAGGTTGATTCTCGCCACTGCCGATGCAGGTGAGGTTGTTCGCGCATTTGGAACCTTCGTCGTGCAGGGGAACTATATCGTCGGTGGAATCCTCTTTATCATCGTTACCTTGGTCAACTTCATCGTCATTGCTAAGGGTGCCGAAAGAGTTTCCGAGGTCGGAGCTAGATTCACCCTCGATGCTATGCCTGGAAAGCAGATGTCGATCGATGCTGATTTGAGGGCTGGCATAATCAACATGGAGCAGGCCATCGAGCGCAGAAAGGTTCTGCACAGGGAAAGCCAGATGTACGGAGCTATGGATGGAGCCATGAAGTTCGTCAAGGGCGACGCCATCGCGGGCATAATCATAACGCTCATCAACATAATAGGAGGTCTCATACTAGGTTCGACCGTTCGCGGAATGCCGATCTTTGAGTCCGCTAAAGTATATTCCCTCCTTACGATAGGTGACGGGCTCGTTCAGCAGATACCTGGTCTCATAATATCCGTTTCAGCGGGTATCGTCGTCACTCGAGTTGCATCGGAAAGCGAAGGTTCAAACCTCGGACGCGACATAGTTACACAGGTGACGGCCTATCCGAAGGCTCTGATCATAGCCTCTGTGATACTCGGTATAATGGCGATAGTGCCTGGCTTGCCCAAGGTGCCGTTTATAATACTTGCGATCGTTGTCGGCGCCATAGCTCTTTTTCTGATCAAGTCGAAGGCGAAGATCGTCCAGGAAATCGCCGACACTCCAAAACAGGAAGCCGTCAAAAAAGCCGTCAGGAAGCACGGCGATGTGCTCCCGTTTATAATGCCAAGCCCGATCTCTCTCGAGGTCGGCAGCTCCATCATACCATTTGTCGACGATTCTCAGGATGGTGGCCGTTTTATAAACGAACTCATTCCACTGCTTAGACACGGGCTTTACTACGAGCTCGGAGTCAATTTTCCGGGCATACAGGTTAGGGGGCAGACGGTGGATATGGAGCCGGACGCCTATGTGATAAACATCAACGAAGTGCCGGTAGCTCAGGGGAGCATTATGCAGGGGCATATCCTCGTCGGAGAACCTCTGGAGCAGCTGCAACTTTTCAATATAACCGGGACTGAAACGATTCATCCCATAGACGGCTCCGTCGTCACCTGGATCAAACAGGAATACAGGGATGTGGCGACCCAGGCGGGTTTCAGAATGTGGGATACAGCGGAGTATCTCATCCTGCACCTTTCGTACATACTTAGAAAATATGCCCACGAGTTCCTTGGCGTGCAGGAAGTTCAGGTGATGCTCACGGAGCTTGAAAAGAGCCACCCGGCGCTTATCAAGGAGCTCATACCCAAGGTCGTCACGCTGCTTCAGCTTTCCGAAATTTTTCAAAGGCTGGTGCAGGAGGATGTCGCCATCAGGGACCTGAAGAGCATATTCATGACGCTCGCGCAGTGGGGTGAAATAGAGCGAGATACGCTTATACTGACCGAGCATGTGAGGGCCGGGCTCAAGCGCTACATCACTCACAAGTTCGCCGGAAATTCAAATACCCTTCCAGTCTATCTTCTGGATCCGGATATAGAAGACTTGGTGAAAAACGCTATCAGACGGACGGACAAGGGAAACTACCTAGCCCTGGAACCGGAGATAACGCAGGAAATAGTCGAGGCGGTAGGCAAGGAAATCGCCAGCCATCCGTTTCCGCCCGGCGCGAGACCTCCTGTGATTCTTACAACCGCTGAGATAAGGCGCTATTTCAGGAAGATAGTCGAACTCGAATTTCCACAGCTTTCAGTTCTTTCCTATCAGGAACTTTCCGAGAATTTGAGGATTCAGCCGATTGCGCGGGTTGCTCTGCCGGAGGGAATCTTCGAACGCATCCAAGCGGCCGTGTAA